GCCCTGAAGTGATCGTCTGGTTTTGATCTCAAAGATGCTGTCAAGTTCCTTTCTGTTATAATGAACCGGGGCTGTGTTTTTCCAGGTCTCTTTTAGTTCGTCTAGTTCCATTATCTTGTTACCAGTATTTCTTTTAATTTCTTCTTTATTCTGTTGAGTCTTACACCTACATTAGTTTCCGTTAAACCCATAATATCAGCAATCTCTTTGTATGGTTTTTCGTCAAGGTAGAGTATCACGAGGGCTTTATCCGTTTCCGATAGTGTCTCTATAGCCATGCGGAGGTTTTCGTAGCGGTAAGGGTCCTGGTTTTCATAGTACTCGTAAGCGGTGCTGTCAATTCCCTCACTGATAATCCTCTGTTTCTTTTTGCGTCTGGATATAGCGGTGTATAAAGCCACCCGGTACATCCAGGTAGTAAGCTTTGAGTCTCCCTTAAACCTGGGGTATGCCTGCCACAGTTGCAGAAGAACCTCCTGAAAAAGATCCTCATGATCATCCTTATTATCGGTATACATTCTACATACCTTATGTACAATGTTTTGATGCTGATCTATCTGATCCAAAAACTCTTTTTCTTCAGGCTTCACCTTAATTACAACTATTCCTAATTTTATAGTGTCATAAAAGAACTATTTCTTACAAAAAAGTGCTAAATTATTCCACGGCTAAGGGAGCACCACTTAGCACGAATTTTGAAGTAAAAATTTTTATGATAAATTTGCATGTTAAATATACGCTTGTGAGCCGGTTCCAACAAATACTCTTTTTATCCCTCCTTAGTACATTAATGCTCAACGTCAGTGCAGTGATGGCTCAGTATGATGAAGCAGGGGCCACCAGCCGGATGTTTTATTATAGCGGACATTTAGGGAGCAGCGAAAAAGTAGAATTTAACCTGCAGATCAACGGCCCTACAGTTTCAGGTTCATATATTATAGAGCGAACAGGTGGTTTGTTCACATTTAGTGGGAGAATGGCGTCTGATAAAAGTGGTATCGGGCTTATTATTTTTGACGAAGAAAATCAGTTTATAGCAACTATTGAAGCGAAGCTTATCTCCGAGGATAATAATTTCGCCAAAGAGATCAAGGGCAGGTGGAAGTCTTCTGATGGGAAAAGGCAGGTTAACCTGAACTTAAAGAAAGTTGCTGAACTGGCCAGCCTCGATGCACACGATGTATCAGAATCATATGGATTCTCTTCCCAGAAAGACCTGAGCCAGCTTATAGCAGGATTCGAACCCCTTGATGAATATCCTGAGGCGTTGGCTGAAGATGTAAGTATCGACATATCTCAATGCAATTCATCCGTAAGCGGAGTATCAGCCGGTAGAAAATGCTTTCTGAAAGAAATAATTAACACGCCTGAAATCCGGATGCTGGGTAGAGATTGATCTACGGCTTTGGGTAAAAGTATACTGATATTTCCGGTCAATTCTTTATTGTTCCCCCGGACTAGTACTAAAAATATCAAACTTTCTGTTTATTTAAAGTGCCTGATTTATGTCAGCGCAAATTTTAAATGTTTGAACATTTAAAAAATTTATAAAAAAAAGTCAGATTTTTTGTAACAAATTTGCAACTTGTGCAGTCTAATCATTAAAAGCAACCCAAACCGAATCATGCTCAACCGACATCTCGATAAATTCTTATTGATGACTATGTTATCAGCAGTATTGCTATCCGGCCTTTGTTGGGGAAAAATACTTTTCGGGCACAGTGGCAATGAGCCTATACTTGTAGAAAGTGCGGTGTCTGAGGAAGTACGTACCGTTAAGCAGATCAGAAGCAATGCCACTATGCTATCCGGTGCATTGGTCGTACTTTCCCGTTTTGTTCATATTGCCACCAATGAAGAAGATTAGCTAATTCCCGGTGTATTCTGTGCGAATTGGCTAAGCACCTTTTTCCACCTTTAAGGTTCGGGCGATCAAAATGGCTACGACACTGAAAACCAAGGCAAAATATCCTACATATTCATAATTAAGTAGTGCTTTGGCGTCTGGTGTGACCGTTGAGGGCATTTCTGTAATTATAAAACCACCTATTAAAGCCGCCAGGCCTGATGATATTTGTTGTACTGACGATCTTATGGACATAAAACTTCCCCTGTTTTCAGGTTTAATTACAGAAGTTACCATGGTAGTCGAAGGGACAATTCTTCCGTTAGCCAGAATAAAAAATAAACCAGTAAAGATAAGGGCTTCCCAAAGCGGTACGGGAGGCAGGTGAGTAATGATTAGGATTGGAGCCATAACCAATACACCAAAAACAGTGAATACCTTCAGCCTTCCGTATTTGTCTGCCAGTTTACCCACCATTGGAGATGAAAAGATAGTTAAACCGCCCCCGACCAAGTAAATATATGTCAGTTGCTCTTCCGAAAAACCGACATTACCAACCATATAGGGGGCGATAAACGGGATAATTGTAAAGTGCCCTAGCATAAGCATTGAAGTGAAGAGCAGGCCCATCAACGGATTTCTTCTGCCAAATATTACTTTGATAATGGATACTATGCTTTCTCTTACAGAGACATTGCTTTGTGTGGTTATATGTTTACGCATGGAAGGTACATAGATGAATACCAGAGTACAGATAATGACACCCAACAGGCCAAGCAACAGAAACGGAGCATGCCAGCTGTAGATAGTAGCGAGGTACAGGCCGAAGGGTACCCCGAAAACTGAAGCGGCAGAAAATGAGGCCATTACAAAACCTATGCCGGCCGCCCTTCTTTCGAGCGGTATGGCGTCGCTTACTATTGACAGCACCAAAGCTCCTAAAACACCCCCAAAGGCACCCGCGATACATCGGGTGAGGAGTAGTACTTCGTAAGTGGGTGCAAAAGCACAAGCCAGTGTGCCTAATGTGAAACCTATATATACAAATATGAGACTCGTTTTTCGGTCGTATCGATCTATTAAAAATGCAGCAAAAAAACCTGAAGCCCCGGCAGAAAATGAATAAGAGGATACCAACAGGCTAAATTGCTGGGGAGATATATCGAACAACCGCATGAGCTGTGGGCCCAGTGGCATCATGATCATAAAATCCATGATATGGGTAAATAAAGCTGCAGCTAGTATGAAGAGGAGGAGTCGTTCTTTTGTCATCAGGAAAGTTGCGAAGATATAGAATAATGTTTGAACAATGAAAAATGTCCGAATTACCTCTTATTAAAACTTAGGTTGTATTATGAGACTGGGTACGCTGTATGTTCGTTTCCATTACAAAGCTTACGCTTAATAGTGGTTTTAGTTGTTGTTTTTTTCGTGTGGTATCTGTAGGGATGCTTTTGGGTATATTTTAATCACTTTGATGTTCTCTGATTTGATAATCAGGCGCTTAAATGTGAGGAAGTCAAAAATGATGTGTCGGTCAACACATCATTAAGGAAAAACTGTAAAATAAAGAGGCAAATTGAGGGGACTAAAAACCGGAAAAGATTTGAAAAAACAAGGAGATAATTTTATATTATAAAAGTCATTGTTGTTTATAAATGATATGGTATCATTGGCAATGATAAGGTAGTAGGTTCGTCTACTGGATTAACGAAAACTGGTCTTTAAATTTTTTATATGGACAATACAAAACCACTGATTTTGTTGGTTGAGGATGATGATATAGATGCATTTATAGTTAACACCATGCTTCCAAAATTTTGCGAACAGTGTGACATAAAGCGAGTTAAAAATGGAGCCGAGGCAACTGAGTATTTTAAAAATGCTGAGAATAAACGTCCGTCGGTAGTTTTGCTCGACCTTATAATGCCGTTTATGAATGGCAAGGAGTTCTTGTCGGAAATGGAAAAGGAAGGTATATTAAACCAGTTATCTGTTGTGGTACTGAGCTCATCCAGTAGTTCTTATGACCGGCAGGAGTGCGCTGATCTTGGTGTTGCCAAATACTTTGTGAAGCCTCTGACCCCGGATATTTCCCGGGAAATTCTACAGATGGCATCAGTGGCCTGAAGGATCCGGGATAAAAAACCGACTTTTTTTCTTCATCAATGTGGAAATTTTTCCACGCATTGAGCTATTGCTCAAAGCCTTATGTGGCCTGCTAGTTCCTTAATTTGTGCGGTATAAAGAGTTATGGCGCCTGTATTGCTTATTGGATCGATTTTTTCTCTTTGAAAGGTGATCAATAAACATACATATAGCTATGAAAAAAATACTTATTCCGTCCGATCTATCTGTCATATCTGAGAATGCAATCCGTTTGGCTGTAGATTTGTCACGTGCATTTAACTCCGAAATATACCTGGTTAACTTTACCAAACATCCGCTGGGAGAGTCTTTTACCGCTACCGGTGAAATAGACAAGAAGTATGCGGATGAAGAAAACGTATATACCATCAGCCTGGTGCAAAAGTACCATAAGCAACTAGGCCAGTTGGCCGCTAAATATAGTACTGCTACCAGCCCTGTGCACTACCAGGTATATGATGCAAACTTAAAGAAGGGGGTAACCAGTTTTATAAAGGAAAACGACATAGACCTGGTCATAATGGGTACCAGTGGTGAAGAGTCAGTCGATGAATTTTTTTCTGGCAATCATACAGAGCAGGTTATTGAAGTGGCTACCTGTCCGGTGATATCGGTAAGGGAGAATTATAGGCAGGGGGATTTTTCTAAGATAGTGCTGGGGCTGAGTACGGAAAGAGACAAAAAAGACAATTTTCTCAAGGCTGCTAATTTTCTCAATGACTTTGCTGTAGGGTTGAACGCCGGCATTGAGATTGTCAATGTTGTAGATCCCGATAAAAATAATAAAGCTGAAAGGGAAAAGGAGCTGCGCGAATTTGCCATGAAATTCGGTTTAAAGAATCATGCAGTAAATCTGGTGACGAATTCTGATAAAGAAAAAGGCCTGATCAGCTTTGCCAGAAATAGAAATGCCGGATTTTTAGCAGTTTTTACGCATGCTGAAGATGGCTTTTTCAGGATATTCCGAAACAGTTTGTCTGAGGATTTGAGTATGAACTCTGAAATTCCTGTACTTACTATCAATTTGCATAATATTTAGACCTGCGTGAAGACCTCTGATGTCGACTCCAGGATGAGCTTTTCGATAAGGCAACTTTTCTTTGCCTTATCTTCTGTTTTAGGCATTATTGCACTGCTACACCTGGGAAGAACCGCAATCGTACCATTAGCCTTTGCGCTTTTGATATCGTTTATTCTTTATCCCATATGCTCGTATCTCGAAAAACTGGGAACAGGCAGAATGTGGGCTATTGTATGGACTATTCTGGGGGTGGTGCTACTCATTTTTGGTATTGCATTCCTTTTCTCCACCCAGATAATTAACATCGTCAGGGAGTTTGATGATTTTAAAGAAAAACTCAATGACGTGGTGGCAGGTGTTACCAATTTCCTTAATAATAAGATTTCTCTGATACCTGAACTGAATGAAGAGAGTCTCAGGGAGATGAGCCAGCGCTGGTTTTCAGATAAGTCCGGAGGCCTCGTTACGAATACTCTCAACAATACTGCCCTATTTCTTACAGGAATTACTTTAACCATTATTTACACCTTCCTTTTATTGCTATATAGGCGAGGTTTGAAAAAGGCTTTTGTCAACTTTGCTGCTGAGGATAAGCGTGAGCAGTATGCCAGTATGATTGACAATATGCAACGGGTAGGGCAGAAGTACTTAACAGGCATGTTTATCCTTATTATGGTACTGGGCGTACTTAATAGTTGCGGGCTATTGCTCATAGGTATTGATTATGCCTTTTTCTTTGGGTTTTTGGCCGCCTTTCTGGCCATAGTTCCTTATGTAGGGACTACATTGGGAGGTGCAATTCCGGCACTGTATGCTTTTATGAATTATGAATCATACTGGTACCCTGCAGGCGTTATTCTCATGTTTTGGTTTATACAGGTTTTGGAGGGCAATTTCCTAAATCCTAAAATAGTAGGTGGCAACCTTAATCTCAACGCACTGGTGGCCATCATGGCATTGATCAGTGGCGGACTGGTCTGGGGCATACCCGGGATGATTTTGTTTTTACCATATATGGCCATTTTCAAAGTGGCCTGTGAGCATTATAAAGAGTTGAGCCCTATAAGCTATGTGCTCAAAGACGATTTGTATAAAAAACACGATAAGGAAACGGCAGTGGAGAGAAAAATTAAGAAAATATTTAAGAAATGAATCTTAAAAAGTCTCTTGGCAAAATTTGGAAAATACTGAAGCAAACCGGTGTTGAGTTTTTTAAAGATGACCCGATGGGCTACAGTGCGTCTATAGCTTTCTATACTATATTTTCTATGCCAGCCATACTCATTATTACTGTCACTATAGCAGGCTCGGCCTATGAGCAGCAGGCTGTTCAGGGCGGTTTAATGGAGCAGATCGAGGCCTTAATAGGTCCGCAGAGTGCTGAGGAGGCTAAAAGAATACTCGAAAACGCCAGAAATACTACATCATCAACCCTGGCGAAGATAGTAGGTATTGTGACACTTGTTTTCAGTGCAACAACCGTTTTTGTGTCTCTGCAAAACGGCTTGAACAAGATATGGGGGATTAGGCCCAAGCCTGAAAGAGGCGTTGTGAAATTTATTATGAACAGGCTACTGTCTTTAGCTATGGTCATCAGCATTGGCTTTTTACTGTTAGTATCGCTTTTGGTAGATACACTCGTGGTTGTTTTTAGAAATATCCTGTCAGAGTTTTTATCCGGCATGACTTATTATTTTGTGGCCGCTTTTAACATTGCGTTTTCATTATTAGTGATCACCCTGGTGTTTGCTATGATCTACAAAGTACTGCCGGATGCACGAATTAAATGGAGAACGGTATGGGTTGGAGCTTTTGTTACGACGCTATTATTCTCATTAGGCAAGTACTTCATTGGTTTTTATCTCGGCAATAGCTCCGTCGGTAGTGCTTATGGTGCAGCGGGTTCATTAGTCTTGCTGCTCATATGGGTATATTATTCGTCTGTGCTGGTGCTGTTTGGCGCAGAGTTTACCTATGTCTATTCCAAAACTTACGGGCATCGTATACGGCCAGATAAGGATGCTGTAATTGTAAAAATACAGGAGGTAGAAGAGGAAGACGGAGTTGTAAATGCATAATGGAGGCATATTATGAAAAGATCTTTAAAAATAATTCTCATTGTCTTGGTAGTGCTTATTGGTGTTCGTATTTATCTACCCTTTTGGGTTACTGATTATGTCAACAAAGTGCTGGACGACGTTCCCGGGTACAGCGGCTCAATAGAGGATGTCGACCTTCACCTTTACCGGGGTGCATACAAGATACATAAGCTAAAAATG
This region of Fulvivirga ulvae genomic DNA includes:
- a CDS encoding RNA polymerase sigma factor; translated protein: MKPEEKEFLDQIDQHQNIVHKVCRMYTDNKDDHEDLFQEVLLQLWQAYPRFKGDSKLTTWMYRVALYTAISRRKKKQRIISEGIDSTAYEYYENQDPYRYENLRMAIETLSETDKALVILYLDEKPYKEIADIMGLTETNVGVRLNRIKKKLKEILVTR
- a CDS encoding MFS transporter is translated as MTKERLLLFILAAALFTHIMDFMIMMPLGPQLMRLFDISPQQFSLLVSSYSFSAGASGFFAAFLIDRYDRKTSLIFVYIGFTLGTLACAFAPTYEVLLLTRCIAGAFGGVLGALVLSIVSDAIPLERRAAGIGFVMASFSAASVFGVPFGLYLATIYSWHAPFLLLGLLGVIICTLVFIYVPSMRKHITTQSNVSVRESIVSIIKVIFGRRNPLMGLLFTSMLMLGHFTIIPFIAPYMVGNVGFSEEQLTYIYLVGGGLTIFSSPMVGKLADKYGRLKVFTVFGVLVMAPILIITHLPPVPLWEALIFTGLFFILANGRIVPSTTMVTSVIKPENRGSFMSIRSSVQQISSGLAALIGGFIITEMPSTVTPDAKALLNYEYVGYFALVFSVVAILIARTLKVEKGA
- a CDS encoding response regulator, with the protein product MDNTKPLILLVEDDDIDAFIVNTMLPKFCEQCDIKRVKNGAEATEYFKNAENKRPSVVLLDLIMPFMNGKEFLSEMEKEGILNQLSVVVLSSSSSSYDRQECADLGVAKYFVKPLTPDISREILQMASVA
- a CDS encoding universal stress protein, with the protein product MKKILIPSDLSVISENAIRLAVDLSRAFNSEIYLVNFTKHPLGESFTATGEIDKKYADEENVYTISLVQKYHKQLGQLAAKYSTATSPVHYQVYDANLKKGVTSFIKENDIDLVIMGTSGEESVDEFFSGNHTEQVIEVATCPVISVRENYRQGDFSKIVLGLSTERDKKDNFLKAANFLNDFAVGLNAGIEIVNVVDPDKNNKAEREKELREFAMKFGLKNHAVNLVTNSDKEKGLISFARNRNAGFLAVFTHAEDGFFRIFRNSLSEDLSMNSEIPVLTINLHNI
- a CDS encoding AI-2E family transporter; translated protein: MKTSDVDSRMSFSIRQLFFALSSVLGIIALLHLGRTAIVPLAFALLISFILYPICSYLEKLGTGRMWAIVWTILGVVLLIFGIAFLFSTQIINIVREFDDFKEKLNDVVAGVTNFLNNKISLIPELNEESLREMSQRWFSDKSGGLVTNTLNNTALFLTGITLTIIYTFLLLLYRRGLKKAFVNFAAEDKREQYASMIDNMQRVGQKYLTGMFILIMVLGVLNSCGLLLIGIDYAFFFGFLAAFLAIVPYVGTTLGGAIPALYAFMNYESYWYPAGVILMFWFIQVLEGNFLNPKIVGGNLNLNALVAIMALISGGLVWGIPGMILFLPYMAIFKVACEHYKELSPISYVLKDDLYKKHDKETAVERKIKKIFKK
- a CDS encoding YihY/virulence factor BrkB family protein, whose product is MNLKKSLGKIWKILKQTGVEFFKDDPMGYSASIAFYTIFSMPAILIITVTIAGSAYEQQAVQGGLMEQIEALIGPQSAEEAKRILENARNTTSSTLAKIVGIVTLVFSATTVFVSLQNGLNKIWGIRPKPERGVVKFIMNRLLSLAMVISIGFLLLVSLLVDTLVVVFRNILSEFLSGMTYYFVAAFNIAFSLLVITLVFAMIYKVLPDARIKWRTVWVGAFVTTLLFSLGKYFIGFYLGNSSVGSAYGAAGSLVLLLIWVYYSSVLVLFGAEFTYVYSKTYGHRIRPDKDAVIVKIQEVEEEDGVVNA